The following is a genomic window from Aquipuribacter nitratireducens.
ACCACGCCAAGATCGCTCTCCTGGAGACGCCGGACGGCGATGGCCGGCTCGAGCTCTTCGAGTACATCCACCCGGACCCGATCGAGACGGAACCCACGCTGGCGAACGAGATCGGGATGCACCGCGTCGCCTTCTCGGTGGATGACCTCGAGCACAGCCTCCGCATCGCGGCACGACACGGTTGCCGCCCCCTGCGCGGTGTCGCGACCTACGGGAAGATCTACAGGCTCACCTACGTCCGCGGACCCAGCGGCATCATCGTGATGCTGGCCCAGAAGCTCCAGCCGAGTTGATCACCCGCCGCGACCCGGCCATCCCAGTCGCGCCCGCCGGTACGGGTCCCCCGGGATGCCGCAGTCAGGCGCTAGCCACCGTCATGCTGCGCTTCCAGAACGCAGCCAGAGGCTTGCACGGCGGAGCGTGCCAGTGACGATCGGCTACCGGCCGGCAAGGCCGGCGGGTCAGACGCCGACGATCTCGAGGATGTCCTCCAACCCGTGCAGGTCAGCGACGTTCCGGGTGTAGAGCCGGGCATCGTGCGCGTGAGCTGTCGCGGCGATGAGCAGGTCCATCGTCCGCGCTCGGGGCTGCCGCCCGGCCGCCACGACCGCGG
Proteins encoded in this region:
- a CDS encoding VOC family protein, with translation MPIKLENVAIAVRDLEATIAFFTDLGLTVLGRDEVSGEWADTAVGLDGNHAKIALLETPDGDGRLELFEYIHPDPIETEPTLANEIGMHRVAFSVDDLEHSLRIAARHGCRPLRGVATYGKIYRLTYVRGPSGIIVMLAQKLQPS